The genomic segment AAAGAGGTCCTCTGACCAGTGCATTGTATGATTGACTAAATTGTTCTGAAAATCATCAAAGTCTGGTTTTGGTTAGTTAAAACAGAGTTCAGCTGAATACATGGCAAACTATTCCCTAAAAAGAATTACCAATATAACAAAAGGAGGATTGTAACAACATGTCATCAGAACATTGAATGCTCCTGAATTACACTAAGACATGAGAAAGCCCAGCATGTTACGTTTTGGGGCCAGTTTAGCATCATCCAAGCAAGTATGGAGAACAGCTCTGACATGGACATATGTTAAATTCACTAACATGCAAGAAGGCCTCCATTTTGATATAACCAAATATTCTTAAGATGATTAAAAAAGCACTCATGGTTTCATACTTGACAAAGATGCAGACAACAGGTCCCCAGtttatttctttgaattatGTGCCTGCAGGAACCAAATATCCTGGTCAGATTGCGTTAAACTCAATTAAAGCACTCTCAAGTCTCATCCCACTTGACACCCTCAATTTGTTTAACCAACGTGTAATTCCAGCTCCGTGTACAAAAAATGAGCCCAGCAAGCTCATGCAAAGACACtatctagataaaaaaaaatcttaattttaacaCTGGACTCTTCAATCTCTAACACcttgatcaaatttaaattagtaAGCTTTAACTTGACAAGTCTTTTACACAACCCCGGAAAACTGCAAAAATGCCTATCACATCCCTTGGCAGCAATTTCAATTTTCAGTTGTTAATTTCAGTCTCTATCCCAATTCCCACAGAGAGGAAtggaattcaattaaaaaaaaacagagagaaattgAACTGGATCAACAGTACACTATTCATAGGAAGAAGTGAACATTTTCAAAAGCAAGAAGCAAAATCCTATTCGacagtacaaaaaaaaagagctactCGCTAGTCACTAGAGAAGCAATAAAAGAGTGCAGCAGAGTGTACCCTGAGAGAGCGCACGGCAACTCCTGGATGTAGTGCTTAAGCATGATGTCATCCTCGACGCCGCCACCGCGCTGTGTAGTGGCAGCAGCGACTGAACGCATCCCAACTCACATGGAGCCCTACACGCACAAAAtcaatgaattaataaattcaaaacaagaaaaccaaAACACATCCATTCCcataaatacataaatttttttgcaGAAATATTCGTGAATTTACCTGGAAAAGGAGAATTGAGGGGAGGTTGGTGGTTTGGATGATGGGAGAGCAGTAGCAGATCTGGTGGGCATGGAGGGAGATTTAGGAACGTTGGATGACCTGATGGCTGATTTGATGGACGATAGAGATGATTTGGAGATAAATCTCCTGCAAGATGAGGAGAAAGCCATTGCAGGGAATTCAATATCAACCAAATGAAAGATAAAGAAGGCTGTCTTtgtgggtttagggtttaggggagAAAGAGACGGTCAGATACAAGACCAGACCTAGTAGGTCGGACCAGGAGGCTACGATGGGCTAGTTGCTAATTGCTACTGGTTAGAATGTACGTGGAGAGCACAGTAATTAAGGGATagtttgaaatgatattttttttatttataaaattagtatattaaaataattttaaaatataaaaaaattaacaaaattttaaaaaaattaaaaaaacatgatttcaacTACGTTTTACAGAGCTTAAGCAGAAAACTAAAACGCGTAGATTTTCAAATTACATTGTTTACcatcttatattttaatatgaaattattatttaatttttttaatttagtttttttaaaaagaaaatacaattgtatcttttttaa from the Populus nigra chromosome 1, ddPopNigr1.1, whole genome shotgun sequence genome contains:
- the LOC133698297 gene encoding protein NONRESPONDING TO OXYLIPINS 2, mitochondrial-like isoform X1 yields the protein MAFSSSCRRFISKSSLSSIKSAIRSSNVPKSPSMPTRSATALPSSKPPTSPQFSFSRAPCELGCVQSLLPLHSAVAASRMTSCLSTTSRSCRALSQELGLSVPR
- the LOC133698297 gene encoding protein NONRESPONDING TO OXYLIPINS 2, mitochondrial-like isoform X3; amino-acid sequence: MAFSSSCRRFISKSSLSSIKSAIRSSNVPKSPSMPTRSATALPSSKPPTSPQFSFSRAPCELGCVQSLLPLHSAVAASRMTSCLSTTSRSCRALSQGT
- the LOC133698297 gene encoding protein NONRESPONDING TO OXYLIPINS 2, mitochondrial-like isoform X2; the encoded protein is MAFSSSCRRFISKSSLSSIKSAIRSSNVPKSPSMPTRSATALPSSKPPTSPQFSFSRAPCELGCVQSLLPLHSAVAASRMTSCLSTTSRSCRALSQDGVDGT